In one window of Phormidium ambiguum IAM M-71 DNA:
- a CDS encoding restriction endonuclease, with product MKIVQEISLISIGNFAESSDWSIIRDEIREAISLVVHPPGTSNFTINPTKHGNGVKPIKKACMIALHDRFGWSLETSINYATRSPGKVDATKVLDNHLFALEWETGNISSSHRSINKMVLGLLRGVFLGAALVLPSRKIYPYLTDRIGNYEELEPYFDVWRAVRLEEGFLAIFVIEHDQIDSNVPTIPKGTDGRALI from the coding sequence ATGAAAATTGTCCAAGAAATTTCTCTTATTAGCATTGGAAATTTTGCAGAATCGAGCGATTGGTCTATTATTCGGGATGAAATTCGTGAGGCTATTTCCTTAGTCGTTCATCCTCCTGGCACATCAAACTTTACCATCAACCCAACAAAACATGGTAATGGTGTCAAACCGATTAAAAAAGCTTGCATGATTGCTTTACACGATCGGTTTGGATGGAGTTTGGAAACTTCGATTAACTACGCAACTCGATCGCCAGGAAAAGTAGATGCCACAAAAGTTCTTGATAACCATCTTTTTGCTCTGGAATGGGAAACAGGAAACATCTCCTCAAGTCATCGATCAATTAATAAAATGGTTTTAGGATTATTACGAGGTGTTTTTCTCGGTGCTGCTTTGGTACTCCCAAGTAGAAAAATTTATCCTTATCTAACCGATCGAATAGGAAACTATGAAGAGTTAGAGCCATATTTTGATGTGTGGCGAGCAGTTAGACTTGAAGAAGGCTTTCTGGCAATTTTCGTCATTGAACACGATCAAATAGATAGCAACGTACCAACAATTCCTAAAGGAACAGATGGTCGTGCATTAATATAA
- the ilvD gene encoding dihydroxy-acid dehydratase, producing MPDNLRSQVVTQGVQRTPNRAMLRAVGFGDRDFTKAIVGVANGFSTITPCNMGIGDLALKAEAGVRAAGAMPQIFGTITISDGISMGTEGMKYSLVSREVIADSIETVCNGQSLDGVLAIGGCDKNMPGAMIAIARMNIPAIFVYGGTIKPGHHNGKDLTVVSAFEAVGEYSAGRIDEAELLEVERKSCPGAGSCGGMYTANTMSSAFEALGMSLPYSSTMAAEDAEKAESTEKSAYVLVEAIRKQLLPRDIITRKSIENAISVIMAVGGSTNAVLHFLAIARAAGVELTLDDFETIRARVPVLCDLKPSGRYVAIDLHRVGGIPQVMKMLLVHDLLHGDCLTITGQTIAEVLKDVPEEPPANQEVIRPWNNPMYAQGHLAILKGNLATEGAVAKITGIKNPKITGPARVFESEELCLQAILGNQIKAGDVIIIRYEGPKGGPGMREMLAPTSAIIGAGLGDSVGLITDGRFSGGTYGMVVGHVAPEAAVGGAIALVQEGDTITIDAHARLLQLHVSDEELARRRAEWQPPEPRYTTGVLYKYAKLVSSSSVGAVTC from the coding sequence AGAAGCCAAGTTGTTACCCAAGGTGTACAGCGAACTCCTAACCGCGCTATGCTGCGTGCTGTTGGTTTTGGCGATCGAGATTTTACTAAAGCTATTGTTGGTGTTGCTAATGGATTTAGCACGATTACGCCCTGTAATATGGGTATTGGTGATTTAGCGCTGAAGGCGGAAGCTGGTGTTCGCGCTGCGGGGGCGATGCCGCAAATTTTTGGCACTATTACTATTAGTGATGGTATTTCGATGGGAACGGAGGGGATGAAATATTCCCTGGTGTCGCGGGAGGTGATTGCTGATTCCATTGAGACTGTGTGTAATGGTCAGAGTTTGGATGGTGTTCTGGCTATTGGTGGTTGCGATAAGAATATGCCGGGGGCGATGATTGCGATCGCACGGATGAATATTCCGGCTATTTTTGTTTATGGTGGTACGATTAAGCCTGGTCATCACAATGGTAAGGATTTGACTGTTGTGAGTGCGTTTGAGGCTGTGGGAGAATACAGCGCTGGCAGAATTGATGAGGCTGAGTTACTCGAAGTTGAACGCAAGTCTTGTCCTGGTGCGGGTTCTTGTGGGGGAATGTATACAGCAAATACGATGTCTTCGGCTTTTGAGGCTTTGGGGATGAGTTTGCCTTATTCTTCGACGATGGCAGCTGAGGATGCGGAAAAGGCGGAGAGTACGGAAAAGTCTGCTTATGTTTTGGTGGAGGCGATTCGGAAGCAACTTTTACCTCGTGATATTATTACGCGGAAGTCGATCGAAAATGCGATTTCTGTGATTATGGCTGTGGGTGGTTCGACGAATGCGGTGTTGCATTTTTTGGCGATCGCTCGCGCTGCTGGTGTAGAGTTAACTTTGGATGATTTTGAAACTATCCGCGCTAGAGTTCCGGTTCTTTGCGATTTGAAACCATCGGGTAGATATGTGGCAATTGATTTGCACCGAGTTGGTGGCATTCCTCAAGTAATGAAAATGTTGTTAGTACACGATCTATTACACGGAGATTGTCTAACAATTACAGGTCAAACTATTGCTGAAGTTTTAAAAGATGTTCCCGAAGAACCACCAGCTAATCAAGAGGTAATTCGTCCTTGGAATAATCCGATGTATGCTCAAGGACATTTGGCAATTTTAAAAGGTAATTTGGCGACTGAAGGTGCGGTGGCAAAAATTACCGGAATTAAGAATCCCAAAATTACTGGCCCTGCGAGAGTGTTTGAATCAGAAGAGTTGTGTTTACAGGCAATTCTAGGGAATCAAATTAAAGCTGGAGATGTGATTATTATCCGTTATGAAGGGCCGAAAGGTGGCCCCGGAATGCGGGAAATGTTAGCGCCAACTTCGGCAATTATTGGTGCTGGATTAGGTGATTCAGTTGGGTTAATTACTGATGGCAGATTTTCTGGTGGGACTTACGGCATGGTGGTAGGTCATGTGGCACCAGAGGCAGCTGTGGGTGGTGCGATCGCTCTCGTTCAAGAGGGAGATACGATTACCATAGACGCTCATGCTAGGTTGTTACAATTGCACGTTTCTGATGAAGAATTAGCCCGTCGTCGTGCTGAATGGCAACCACCAGAACCACGTTATACTACTGGCGTTTTGTATAAATATGCCAAGTTAGTTTCTTCTAGTAGTGTCGGCGCTGTTACCTGTTAG
- a CDS encoding DNA-methyltransferase — protein sequence MLPFELITSDVVSQQELQQVYLSEYGILYQGDCLKFLSALPDDSVDLVFADPPFNLGKEYGEGVSDSMKVDQYLNWSQQWLDQSVRVLKPGASLFVFNLPRWCIDYGAFLNQKGMWFRHWIACRMPKAFPRGKRMSPAHYGLIYYTKGEPAVFNKVYTPIQVCRHCGGEIRDYGGHRKRLNEKGINLMDVWDMPEDVWEDTSEANYNEVLWTLTEEMWTDIPPVRHRRHKKRVPNELAPIMLERIIAMASNPGQIVVDPFGGSGTTFYAAEKLNRYWIGSEIGDTQPAIERLTDLANGITEEWESARGNKKLKQRKTAMSQVLIP from the coding sequence ATGCTACCCTTTGAACTGATTACTTCTGATGTTGTAAGTCAACAAGAATTACAACAGGTTTATCTCAGTGAGTATGGCATCCTTTATCAAGGAGATTGTCTTAAATTTCTGTCGGCTTTACCTGATGATTCAGTAGATCTTGTATTTGCCGATCCACCTTTTAATCTGGGAAAAGAATATGGTGAAGGTGTGAGCGATAGCATGAAAGTCGATCAATATTTAAATTGGTCGCAACAGTGGCTCGATCAAAGCGTTCGAGTACTTAAACCAGGTGCAAGTTTATTTGTATTTAATCTGCCGAGATGGTGCATAGATTATGGTGCATTTCTCAATCAAAAAGGAATGTGGTTTCGACACTGGATTGCTTGCAGAATGCCAAAGGCTTTTCCCAGAGGTAAAAGAATGTCTCCTGCACACTACGGACTAATTTATTACACAAAGGGAGAACCAGCAGTTTTTAATAAAGTTTATACACCGATTCAAGTTTGTCGTCATTGTGGTGGAGAAATCCGAGATTATGGTGGGCATCGCAAAAGACTTAATGAAAAAGGGATTAATTTAATGGATGTCTGGGATATGCCAGAGGATGTTTGGGAAGATACTTCGGAAGCTAATTATAATGAAGTTTTATGGACATTAACTGAAGAAATGTGGACTGATATTCCACCTGTTCGGCATCGTCGGCATAAAAAACGAGTTCCTAACGAACTGGCTCCGATCATGCTAGAAAGAATTATTGCGATGGCATCTAATCCAGGTCAAATTGTAGTCGATCCTTTTGGGGGTTCTGGTACTACTTTTTATGCGGCAGAAAAACTAAATCGTTATTGGATTGGTTCAGAAATTGGAGATACACAGCCAGCAATAGAAAGGTTAACTGATTTAGCTAACGGAATTACTGAGGAATGGGAATCAGCTAGGGGAAACAAGAAATTAAAGCAGCGGAAAACGGCTATGTCGCAGGTTCTTATTCCTTAG
- a CDS encoding helix-turn-helix domain-containing protein has translation MTDSDSNGNPELLSVAQTAQLLGVTRQRVHDLIKNGQIVARKLGRYYYIEDIELERYQNQPTGKPYQPRSTSPQKNSIDN, from the coding sequence ATGACAGACTCCGATTCAAATGGCAACCCGGAATTACTATCTGTAGCTCAAACTGCACAACTACTTGGTGTAACTCGTCAGCGAGTTCACGACCTAATTAAGAATGGTCAAATTGTAGCTCGTAAACTTGGGCGTTACTACTATATAGAAGATATTGAGTTAGAGAGATATCAAAATCAACCTACTGGAAAGCCTTATCAACCAAGAAGTACAAGTCCTCAAAAAAATTCTATTGACAATTGA
- a CDS encoding DUF433 domain-containing protein translates to MTTASNKEPTIVRTERGLTIADTRITLYDVMDYLTAGYPAKLIREKLSLSDRQITAALSYIEAHQAEVEAEYQEVLKIAQENQQYWENRNRKHFAQLAAMPPKPGQEALRAKLQTWQERLKSKV, encoded by the coding sequence GTGACCACAGCATCAAACAAAGAACCAACGATCGTTCGCACAGAAAGAGGATTGACGATCGCAGATACACGCATCACTCTCTACGATGTAATGGATTATCTTACTGCTGGCTATCCAGCAAAACTAATTCGGGAAAAACTATCTCTGAGCGATCGTCAAATTACTGCTGCACTATCCTATATTGAAGCTCATCAAGCTGAAGTAGAAGCCGAGTATCAAGAAGTTTTGAAAATTGCCCAAGAGAATCAGCAATATTGGGAAAATCGCAATCGCAAACACTTTGCCCAACTTGCCGCAATGCCCCCAAAACCAGGTCAAGAAGCTCTCCGTGCTAAACTTCAAACTTGGCAAGAAAGGCTTAAATCCAAAGTATGA
- a CDS encoding molybdopterin-dependent oxidoreductase, whose product MSLKFKINNQNYNITCPPGTSLLTLLRQQGWMGVHKVCETGDCGSCTVWINETPVHSCIYPAHRINNSQITTIEGLAKDGKLCSMQQAFIEEQGFQCGYCTPGMIMSAEKLDFSTEAELRAAMDGNLCRCTGYQAIIESIKQGKNLTNYPTTNYPLPTTQIGQNIPKQDGYEIVTGKPIYTADWTPEGTLHLKVLRSPHPHARIRKIDTSKAKKLPGVIAIFTHEDVSRIPYSTAGHAEPVPDPHDHYLLDNKVRFIGDRIAAVVAETPAIAEIACQLITVDYEILPHVIDPILAMGDKVKEMGTGDWGLGIGELTKPPIPIIHDEAESYQIHDAQHNISGEVLIEKGDLAKGFSEADLILENTYTLPAVQHTHLEPHISTSWLEEDGTLVVRSSTQVPFHCQRILAQLFNLPQDKVRVYKTNIGGGFGNKQEILTEDLCVLATLKTNRPVQWVFTRNEEFTATNSRHAMKVHLKIGVKKDGSLTAVEMNAIANTGAYGNHGTQVVFLTGTMPLGLYRCPNQKFHGLSVYTNTMPAGAFRGYGATQGFFAIECLLDEIAEKLQLDPLEFRRKNLINTEDSLLLGVEKHFKIVGSCGLDEALTKVAEVLEYQPGTPPKINGHLRQGVGFAVAMQGSGLAKIHTAKVKIALKENGRYELRTGAVDVGTGAETTLRQIAAEVLNTTFDRIDIIAGDTKETPFDAGSYASATTYITGQAVILAAQKLRELLLNNVSEIWQTLPENLELSGILIKLKISQTSKEIDLVTLAKISNPPLVAESEYAADRSTLTFAVQGVEVEVDTETGRTKILRCVQAVDIGKAINPRICEGQVIGGIVMGLGYALTEELHFDEQGKIINPNLRTYRLPLAKDVPPIEVFLIEKSDPYGPFGAKGVGEVVINCTAPAIVNAVAHATGIRLKQLPITPERLWKAIQGLHNRV is encoded by the coding sequence ATGTCTTTAAAATTCAAAATTAACAATCAAAACTATAACATTACTTGTCCTCCCGGCACTAGCTTATTAACCTTACTTCGCCAACAAGGATGGATGGGAGTTCATAAAGTTTGCGAAACAGGAGACTGTGGAAGCTGTACAGTTTGGATAAACGAAACACCAGTTCATAGCTGCATTTATCCCGCCCATCGTATTAACAATTCTCAAATTACAACCATCGAAGGATTAGCAAAAGACGGCAAACTTTGCTCAATGCAGCAAGCATTTATCGAAGAACAAGGATTTCAATGTGGATATTGTACTCCCGGAATGATTATGTCCGCCGAAAAATTGGACTTTTCCACAGAAGCAGAACTTCGCGCCGCAATGGATGGAAATCTTTGTCGCTGTACAGGTTATCAAGCAATAATTGAAAGCATCAAACAAGGCAAAAATCTAACTAATTACCCAACTACCAACTACCCACTACCAACTACCCAAATCGGACAAAATATTCCCAAACAAGATGGTTATGAAATTGTTACTGGAAAACCAATTTATACAGCAGATTGGACACCAGAAGGAACATTGCATTTAAAGGTTTTGCGATCGCCCCATCCCCACGCTAGAATCCGCAAAATTGACACTAGCAAAGCTAAAAAATTACCGGGAGTTATCGCTATCTTTACCCATGAAGATGTTAGCAGAATTCCTTATTCAACCGCTGGACACGCCGAACCTGTTCCCGATCCTCATGACCATTATTTGTTAGATAATAAAGTGCGATTTATTGGCGATCGCATTGCAGCAGTAGTCGCAGAAACACCTGCAATCGCCGAAATAGCTTGTCAATTAATCACAGTAGATTATGAAATCTTACCTCATGTAATCGATCCGATTTTAGCAATGGGTGACAAGGTGAAAGAAATGGGGACTGGGGATTGGGGATTGGGGATTGGGGAATTAACAAAACCGCCAATTCCGATTATTCACGATGAAGCAGAATCTTATCAAATCCATGATGCACAACATAACATTTCTGGGGAAGTTTTGATTGAAAAAGGCGATTTAGCTAAGGGATTTTCCGAGGCAGATTTAATATTAGAAAACACTTATACTTTGCCAGCAGTACAACATACTCATTTAGAACCGCATATTAGCACTAGTTGGTTAGAAGAAGATGGCACATTAGTAGTTAGATCCAGCACTCAAGTTCCCTTTCATTGTCAACGGATTCTCGCGCAACTTTTCAATTTACCTCAAGATAAAGTTCGAGTTTATAAAACTAATATTGGTGGAGGTTTTGGCAACAAACAAGAAATTTTAACGGAAGACCTTTGTGTTTTAGCAACATTAAAAACAAATCGTCCTGTGCAATGGGTGTTTACCCGCAATGAGGAATTTACTGCTACAAATAGCCGTCATGCAATGAAAGTTCACCTAAAAATTGGGGTGAAAAAAGATGGTAGTTTAACTGCGGTGGAAATGAATGCGATCGCAAATACAGGCGCTTACGGAAATCATGGTACGCAAGTAGTTTTCCTCACCGGAACCATGCCATTAGGATTGTATCGTTGTCCTAACCAAAAATTTCACGGTCTTTCAGTTTATACTAACACAATGCCAGCCGGAGCATTTCGCGGATACGGAGCAACCCAAGGCTTTTTCGCAATAGAATGCTTACTAGATGAAATAGCCGAAAAATTGCAATTAGACCCCTTAGAATTCCGGCGAAAAAACTTAATTAACACCGAAGATTCCCTGCTATTAGGAGTAGAAAAACACTTCAAAATCGTCGGTAGTTGCGGATTAGATGAAGCATTAACAAAAGTCGCTGAAGTATTAGAATATCAACCAGGAACACCACCAAAAATTAACGGACATTTGCGTCAAGGAGTGGGTTTTGCTGTCGCCATGCAAGGAAGTGGATTAGCCAAAATCCACACAGCTAAAGTTAAAATTGCACTAAAAGAAAATGGTCGTTATGAATTAAGAACTGGTGCAGTAGATGTTGGTACAGGTGCAGAAACGACTTTAAGACAAATCGCCGCTGAAGTTTTAAATACAACTTTCGATCGCATTGATATTATTGCTGGCGACACCAAAGAAACACCTTTTGATGCAGGTTCTTATGCTTCTGCAACCACTTATATTACAGGACAAGCAGTAATTTTAGCTGCACAAAAATTACGAGAATTGTTATTAAATAATGTTAGCGAAATTTGGCAAACACTACCAGAAAATTTGGAATTAAGCGGCATTTTAATTAAATTAAAAATCTCTCAAACTAGTAAAGAAATCGATCTAGTAACTTTAGCTAAAATCAGTAATCCACCATTAGTAGCAGAATCAGAATATGCAGCCGATCGTTCTACCCTAACTTTTGCCGTGCAAGGAGTAGAAGTAGAAGTAGATACAGAAACTGGAAGAACTAAAATATTGCGTTGCGTGCAAGCGGTTGATATTGGTAAAGCAATTAATCCCCGCATTTGTGAAGGTCAAGTCATTGGCGGAATCGTGATGGGATTAGGGTATGCTTTAACCGAAGAATTACACTTCGATGAACAAGGAAAAATCATCAATCCTAACCTTCGTACTTATCGCTTACCCCTTGCTAAAGATGTGCCACCAATAGAAGTATTTTTGATTGAAAAATCCGATCCTTACGGGCCTTTTGGAGCGAAAGGAGTAGGAGAAGTTGTGATTAATTGTACTGCTCCTGCGATCGTCAATGCTGTTGCTCATGCTACCGGAATTAGACTCAAACAATTACCAATAACGCCTGAAAGACTGTGGAAAGCAATACAGGGATTACATAACCGCGTATAA
- a CDS encoding type II toxin-antitoxin system HicB family antitoxin: MKIRTFTVIVYKEEDTYIAECPEVGTVDQGETIEQAVAGLREATRLYLEEFPLAETSPRLFFE; the protein is encoded by the coding sequence ATGAAAATTCGTACCTTTACAGTCATTGTCTACAAAGAAGAAGATACATACATAGCTGAATGTCCAGAAGTTGGCACAGTCGATCAAGGTGAAACTATTGAACAAGCAGTTGCCGGACTCAGAGAAGCAACACGCCTCTATCTTGAAGAATTTCCTTTAGCTGAAACCTCTCCCAGATTGTTCTTTGAATGA
- a CDS encoding nucleotidyltransferase family protein translates to MSINQNFAIILAAGQSTRMGTCKTFLPWYNNQTLLQYQITEFLKADFIPIVVLSPQNATYQPEFPPETQTIINPDPSRGKTSSILTGLTQIPANFTSLAISAVDQPRPKEVYQKLHYFHQSNKALITAPAHQNRLGHPILFCPEMLPHLNSISEANQGLRQIVKEFNSSIQKIEFNHPIVLADLNTPEHYQTWFSSPLPSQI, encoded by the coding sequence ATGAGTATAAATCAAAATTTTGCTATCATCTTAGCTGCCGGACAATCTACCAGAATGGGAACTTGTAAAACCTTCCTTCCCTGGTACAACAATCAAACACTCCTGCAATATCAAATAACAGAATTTCTCAAAGCCGACTTTATCCCGATCGTAGTTTTATCCCCACAAAACGCTACTTATCAACCGGAATTTCCCCCAGAAACTCAAACAATTATTAACCCCGATCCTAGTCGGGGAAAAACCAGTTCTATTCTCACAGGATTAACTCAAATTCCTGCCAACTTCACAAGTTTAGCAATATCAGCAGTAGACCAACCCCGACCTAAAGAAGTTTACCAAAAATTACATTATTTTCATCAATCAAATAAAGCCTTAATTACTGCACCTGCTCATCAAAATCGCCTCGGACATCCCATACTATTTTGCCCAGAAATGTTGCCTCACTTAAACTCAATTTCCGAAGCAAACCAAGGATTAAGGCAAATAGTTAAAGAATTTAATTCCAGCATTCAAAAAATAGAATTTAATCACCCAATTGTTTTAGCTGATTTAAACACACCTGAACATTACCAAACCTGGTTTAGCTCTCCACTCCCATCACAAATTTAA